From a single Anabas testudineus chromosome 5, fAnaTes1.2, whole genome shotgun sequence genomic region:
- the rassf1 gene encoding ras association domain-containing protein 1, with product MSKCELIELKDLSVNDPIELAAPAARAALPPGNLGQPSPFHVVRLVGDSVSIEAPRCHTGEAAVGHDFQPYSHAHLTWCDLCGEFIWGLYKQSLRCTNCSYTCHYRCQPFIQLDCSTDGSLLTDQADFSVDTVETDTNVDEQTDWDKQELSVGEIHQKIKEYNAQINNNLYMVFNKDGSYTGFIKVHFQLVRPISLPSPLSLCSTQEGDQHGRRIKRRTSFYLPKDTAKHLHVSSQTRVREVIEALLNKFTVVDNPAKFALFERTERQSQVLMRKLSDDECPLYLRLCAGPSEKVLSLVLKENETGDVNWDAFSFPELCNFLRILQREEEERVRQIVKRYALARERMKQAMARITTPG from the exons ATGTCTAAATGTGAGCTGATCGAGCTGAAGGACCTCAGCGTAAATGATCCGATCGAGCTGGCTGCTCCTGCAGCCCGTGCAGCCCTGCCGCCTGGAAACCTAGGTCAGCCAAGCCCCTTCCACGTTGTGCGTCTTGTTGGAGACAGCGTCAGCATCGAAGCACCCAGATGTCACACGGGAGAGGCTGCAGTGGGTCATGATTTCCAGCCCTACAGCCATGCTCATCTCACCTGGTGTGACCTGTGTGGAGAGTTCATCTGGGGCCTTTATAAGCAAAGTTTACGCTGCACTA ACTGCAGTTATACTTGTCACTACCGCTGCCAACCATTCATCCAGCTGGACTGCAGCACAGATGGAAGCTTGTTAACAGACCAGGCAGATTTCTCTGTTGATACTGTtgagacagacacaaatgtG gaTGAACAGACTGATTGGGACAAACAGGAGCTAAGTGTGGGTGAAATCCATCAGAAGATTAAGGAGTATAACGCTCAGATCAACAACAATCTCTACATGGTGTTT AATAAAGACGGTTCCTACACTGGTTTCATCAAGGTCCACTTTCAATTAGTTCGTCCAatctccctcccttctcctctgaGCCTGTGCTCAACACAGGAGGGAGATCAACATGGCAGACGGATTAAACGAAGGACCTCGTTCTACCTCCCCAAAGACACCGCAAAGCACCTGCATGTCAGCTCCCAAACACGGGTACGAGAAGTGATCGAGGCATTGCTCAACAAGTTCACCGTGGTAGACAACCCAGCCAAGTTTGCCCTGTTTGAACGCACCGAGAGACAGAGTCAAG TGTTAATGCGTAAACTGTCTGATGATGAATGCCCACTGTACCTACGCTTATGTGCTGGCCCAAGTGAAAAGGTTCTGAGTCTggttttgaaagaaaatgagacagGGGATGTCAAT TGGGATGCATTTAGTTTTCCTGAGTTGTGCAATTTCCTGCGAATCCTGCAGCGTGAAGAAGAAGAGCGTGTCCGGCAGATCGTGAAGCGCTATGCTCTTGCTAGAGAAAGGATGAAGCAGGCTATGGCAAGGATTACGACCCCTGGTTGA
- the tusc2b gene encoding tumor suppressor candidate 2b, with amino-acid sequence MGGSGSKSKGFWPFSGSGSVDDATKDGNEQSLARVRSFPSATPFVFTRRSSMFFDEDGDLAHEFYEETIVTKNGRKKAKLKRIHKNLTPQGIIKLDHPCIHVDFPVVLCEA; translated from the exons aTGGGTGGCAGTGGCTCCAAATCCAAAGGATTTTGGCCTTTTTCTGGCTCAGGTAGTGTGGATGATGCAACCAAAGATGGAAACGAGCAGTCATTGGCGAGAGTTCGGAGTTTCCCAAGTGCAACACCTTTTGTGTTTACTAGACGAAG CTCTATGTTCTTTGATGAAGATGGGGACTTGGCCCACGAGTTCTATGAAGAGACAATTGTGACAAAAAATGGACGCAAAAAAGCCAAGTTGAAGAGAATTCACAAAAACTTAACACCTCAG GGAATTATAAAACTGGACCACCCATGTATCCACGTAGATTTCCCAGTTGTCCTCTGTGAAGCCTGA